GCCATCGCCCTCGACCCCGGCTACGCGCCGGCCTGGTCCGGGCTCGCCATCCAGCTCTCCAACACCATGGAGCGCGCCTCCACGCCGGCCGAGGTGGCCGACCTGGGGCGGCGCTCGCTGGCGGCCGCCGAGCGGGCCATCGCGCTCGATCCCGAGCTGGCCGAGGGGTACGCGGCGCGCTCCCTGTTGCGGGCGCTCGTCCAGTGGGACTGGCGCGGCGCGCAGGCCGACATGGACCGCGCGCTCTCGCTCGCGGCCGGGGACGCCGCCACCCAGCGGCGCTCGGCCATCCTGCTCGCGGCCCTGGGCCGGAACGGGGACGCGATCGCGGCCGCCCGGAAGGCGGTCGAGATCGACCCCCTCTTCGCGGCGAACTGGATCGCCCTCGGCGGCTACTACCTGAACGACCACCAGCTCGTGGAAGCCCGCGGCGCCTACGAGCGCGCGCGGGAGATGGCGCCCCAGATCGCCGACGTCGACTTCAACCTGGGGATCGTCTCGCTGCTCGAGGGGCACCCCGCGGCGGCCCTGCCCATCTTCGAGCGGCTCCCCGATGAGCTCTCCCGTCTCACGGGCGTGACCCTGGCCCAGCACGCGCTCGGGCACCCGGCGGAGGCGCAGCGCGCGCTCGACGCGTTGATCGCGCGCCACGGGGAGCGGCACCCGGTGACGATCGGCAGCCTCTACTCGTACTGGGGCGAGGTGGACCGCGCGTTCGAGTGGCTCGACCGCGCCTACGCCCAGCACGACCCCGAGCTCGTCGGACTCCAGGAGCACGTCGCCTTCGCCCCCGCCGTGCGCGCCGACCCGCGCTTCGCCGCGCTGCTGCGGCGGATGAACCTCCCGGTGGAGTGAGGGAGCGGCCGCGCCGGCGGCGCGGGCGGTCCCATCCGGGTCCGCGCCGCGTCACCGACCCTGGGTATCCCTTACTCATGGCTTTCGCGGCCGAACCGCCCGTTTTGCGGGGGCGCGGCTGCGGCATGACCCACGCATGAGAGACGGACCGGCGGGGGCCGGCCTCGCTCTCACCATGGCGCACATCCTCATCGTCGACGACGACGACCTCGTGAGACGGGCCCTCGAGCTCGCCGTCGCGCGCATGGGGCATGAGCCGGAGAGCGCCTCGTCGGGCAGCGTCGCGCTGACGTGCCTGCAGTCGAGGCGCCCCGACCTCGCGCTGGTGGACGTCACCATGCCGGGGATGGACGGGCTCGAGCTCGTGGGGCGCATGCAGGAGGATCTGGGCGAGCGCTGCCCGCCGGTGATCTTCGTCTCGGCCGTCCCGCCGGAGGACGCCAGCGTGGTGGGCCGGCCGCTCGACCGCGTCGTGGCGCACGTCAAGAAGCCGTTCCTGCTCGACGAGCTGTTCCGCGCCATCCGCGGCGCGCTCGGCTAGCGCGCGCCGCGACCGTCCGGGGGTTGGCCGCGGGCCGCCGTGGGTGAGGTCTCGGCGCCGCGCGCCGGTTAGAGTGTCCTCCGATGAGCGAGACGCTGCCGCTCCGCGTGCTGGTTATCGACGACGAGCGGAACATCCGCCAGACGCTGGGGATCTGCCTGGAGGGCTTCGGGTGCAAGGTCGAGCAGGCGGCGACGGGCGCGGCCGCCCTCGACGCCCTGCGGCGAGAGCCGTTCGATCTCGCGTTCTGCGACCTCAAGCTCGGCGGCGAGAGCGGGCTCGACCTCCTGCCCCAGCTCCTGGGAGAGCGCCCCGGCCTCGACGTCGTCATCATCACCGCCTACGCGACGGTGGACACCGCCGTCGAGGCGATGCGGCGCGGCGCGAAGGATTACCTCCCGAAGCCGTTCACGCCGCCGCAGATCCGACACCTGGTGGATCGCGCCCGGGACCGGCGCACGCTGTCGCGCCGGCTCGGAGAGCTGGAGGCGCGCCTGGAGGAAGCCGCGCCCGAGGCGCGGCTCGAGACCGCGTCGCCCAAGATGCAGGCGGTCCTCGACGTCGTCGCGCGCGCGGCGAGCCACGACGTGGCCGTGCTCCTCCGTGGCGAGAACGGCACCGGCAAGGGGGTCCTGGCGCGCGCGCTGCACGCGCAAAGCCGGCGGCGCGACCGGCCGTTCGTCGTCGTGAACTGCCCCACCCTCTCGGAGGAGCTCCTCGCGAGCGAGCTGTTCGGCCACGCGCGTGGCGCGTTCACGGGGGCGGTGCGCGACCAGGAGGGCCGGATGGAGGCTGCCGAGGGAGGCACCGTCTTCCTCGACGAGATCGGCGAGATCTCGCCCGGCGTCCAGGCGAAGCTGCTCCGGTTCCTGCAGGAGAAGCGGTTCGAGCGCGTGGGCGAGCCCCGGACGCGGACCGCCGACGTCCGCATCGTCGCCGCCACCAACCGCGAGCT
The genomic region above belongs to Anaeromyxobacter diazotrophicus and contains:
- a CDS encoding response regulator, translated to MRDGPAGAGLALTMAHILIVDDDDLVRRALELAVARMGHEPESASSGSVALTCLQSRRPDLALVDVTMPGMDGLELVGRMQEDLGERCPPVIFVSAVPPEDASVVGRPLDRVVAHVKKPFLLDELFRAIRGALG
- a CDS encoding sigma-54-dependent transcriptional regulator, which encodes MSETLPLRVLVIDDERNIRQTLGICLEGFGCKVEQAATGAAALDALRREPFDLAFCDLKLGGESGLDLLPQLLGERPGLDVVIITAYATVDTAVEAMRRGAKDYLPKPFTPPQIRHLVDRARDRRTLSRRLGELEARLEEAAPEARLETASPKMQAVLDVVARAASHDVAVLLRGENGTGKGVLARALHAQSRRRDRPFVVVNCPTLSEELLASELFGHARGAFTGAVRDQEGRMEAAEGGTVFLDEIGEISPGVQAKLLRFLQEKRFERVGEPRTRTADVRIVAATNRELDAEVKAGRFREDLLYRLNVMEIVVPPLRERTEDILPLARAFVEFFARQAGRPPPDLSAATEKLLVGHAWPGNVRELRNAIERALILARGQVLEPESFPERIAASASEAPVLGGNFTADEIEREHALRVMAHTATMEEAARILGIDASTLWRKRKKWGR